The Coprothermobacter sp. DNA window CAAAGTCGGCTTCAATATCCCAGTATAGGCGGAGGGGGTCGCCACATATAGGGCAATCAGTTTTGAGTTCGAGAACTTCACTGGACAAGTACTCTCCAGGTATGTGATGCCTGTGAGCACATGCTCCAGGGTTTGATTGCCACTCGGTTTTCTGTGTCTCAATGCGTTGCTGGAGCACCAGCGAATGTTTCTCGGCCAAAGCCCGATCGAGCGTCTCCACTTTTCTAAGAGCCTGTGCATCAAAGTACAAACCAGGCTTCTCATTCAGGATGTCCGACACGAATGCCTGCAATGCCGGAATGATCTGCGAAGACATTTCTCCCACGATGCTGCTCAGATAGTCGGCATTGTCATCCCATTGATGTTCCAGCTTGTCACGCAGTCTTCTCACCCGTTCGAATGCACACAAGGACTTGTGGTCTGTATCCATTGTGGCCCGAACGCGACGCAGCGCTTCGCTGAAGCCAATCATTTTCAGGGTATTGAGTCCTGGTTCCTTCTTGTCCGTGTGATATGGGAGTCCCTTCACGACTACATAGGTTTCAAGGGACATTGGCATGGGGTACAGAAGTGCAGGATCCAAGCGAAGTAGTCTCAGTTTCAACAGATGCTCCATGGCACGGGCAATCGAACACACTACGTTTGCAGCGTCACCCATGCTCTCACGGTTGTCACGTACAACGTGTGCCTCCGTGTCTAAGTACAACTTCACAGCCGATGCCACATATGCCTGAGCGGTCTTCCGCCAAACCGAATCGCCTGCCTGGTTACTCATCTTATCCTCCATTCCCGTACACTCGGAAGCCGCCACTATTGTGCGCATCCAGCGCTGCCTTACTGGGCCACGCCTCCTCATCGTCCGGCAGCAGGATGCGCGAACCGTGAAGCTGGTAGTACTCCTTGCCGTTGTCGTAGTCTTCTTTGAGGCGCTTGCTGACCACAAACCGGTAGCCGTCAGGGTCGATAGTGACGTAGCCGGCATCGAACAGCTTGTGGATGTCGGCACGCAGGAGGATACCGTTGGTGACGTCGTTGGTATGTGTGTCGGACCATTCGATGATATGCGCGGCTTCAAGGACGGGCAGCGAGTGCTCTCTGCTGACTGCACACTGACGATGATAGGCATCGGTCACTTCGACGCGGAACGTCCCCTGGCCTTGACGGACCTCACGCAGGGCATACTGCGGCGTGTAGTCAGAGCTGTAGAAGGGCAGTGCATGAACCTGCGGCGTCGATGGGGTCAGTTCCAAGTTGCGGAGTACCTGTCGCACGATAGTCTGATCGTCGGCGCTGGCCATATGCTTGCCACTCACGAGACTGCCAGTGTGACACGGAACCCAGAGCTCGCGGGGCAAGTAGACGACCTGATCGAGGACTGCACACCCCACGTCGGTGTTCCATGAATCTGCACCGGGTTGCTTGTGCCGCATAATGGCGTTTCGGAACGCGTCCAGCGTCGGTGCTCCGTTGTGATCGCAAAAGGCATCCCAGGCCATCTGGAGGGGAAAGACTGAGTAGTGCATGAACACGCCCGCGCCCGCGATGAAGTCGAGAGGGCTGTGGAGCTTGAGGAGCCAGAGCGTCCCAGGTTCGATGAGCTTGCGTGGCGGAGCGCTGGGAATCCAGAAGTTCACCTCGTCGGTGATCTGGTTCCGCCGCAAGTAGTCAAACCAGTTGTTGTCCGTAATGCCAAGGTAGGCCGACAGCATCTCTCCTCCTCCACAATGGCCGACACCACTACTGTAGCCGATTGGCGGGTTTGTCAATGAGTCCCGTCGGAATCTGATACGCCTCGCATCCTTCTTCGAAAAGGAGTGCAAGTATGCTGACACCGACGAAGTAGAAGAACTGTACACCGATCCAACAGGGACGAGACTGGATTCCCGCCTGCGCGGGAATGACAGAGAAGGAGGCCTCGGCTCAGAATTGTAGTCTATTCCAAGCAATAGCAGCGCACTGTCGTCGTGACTATCGCCCTTGACATCGGCATCGTTTTGCTCCATTATTACGAAAGAACTCTCGTAAAAGTGGAGCAGAACATGGATCGCACAATGGTGCGGAAGGCACTTGCAACGATGCCATACGTCACTAAGCAGAACCTCGGCGTGCTTCTCGACGTATCGCCTGCGACACTGGACTACCGGGCGCGTCGCATGCAACAGACAGGGGAACTCATCCCGATACGGTCCGGGCTCTACGTTCCTGTACCATCATGGCAGGCTGCAGGCATGACACCGGACGGAAAGCAGCGGCTATTGGAGTACCTCTCGGGTATCGTGCGTTTTCCGTCGTACATTTCGCTGGAGTACGTTCTCGAACGAGCGGGTCTGATACCGGAGTCTCCCTTCGCCATCACCTGCGTGACGCAAAAGACGCCCCGTGTCTATACGACGCCCATTGGCACGTTTGTCTACCGCCAGATTCGCCGTCCAGAGCTGTCCACCGGATATGACACCGTGAAGTATCGCGGACTTACTGTGGCCATTGCCTCGCCAGCCAAAGCCCTGTTCGACGCCCTGTACTTGCGACCGTTCAAGACCGCTCGAGATACGAAGACGTATCTGCTTGAGACGGGCCGGTTCAACTGGGATGCGCTTGTTCCGAGGGAACGCCGCCGATTCGCCACGCTCGTCCGCTCGACGAACATCCCCAAGATGAAGCACGTCCTGACTCTACTTCAGAAGGAGAACATCCTATGATCGAAGAACGACTCTCCGAGATCATTGCCGCCAATCCGGACCTCGACCCCCTTGTACTGCGGACGAAGCTGAAGGAAGCGTTGCAAGAATACGTCCTCGAGTTTGTCTACAATCACCCAGCGTATCGCGCCTTCCTGTTCACTGGCGGGACGTGTCTGCGTCTCCTCTACGGTCTGCCCAGATTGTCCGAGGACCTTGATTTCGACGTCGATGGAACGGTCGATGCCCAGGCCTTTGCAGACGATGTTCAGGCGTATGTCCAGCGCTCTCTACATTACAGCAACATGGGGACGAAGGTGACCGGGAACGGGATGTCCGTCTTTCTGAAATTCCCTGTCCTGAAGCAGCTGGGGCTGGTTCACAGCTCATCCGACTCTCCCACGCTGTTTCTTCGTTGCGATCTGGCCCTTGAACAGGCCGGCCTGTACGGTGACCAGCGGGCTCCGATCAGCACAGCGAGAACCATGTTCTTCGTCCGTGCCTATGATCTGCCGACGCTGTTTGGCAACAAACTGGCCGCCTTCATCGGACGGGTGTACCAGAAGGGAGCGACGCAGACAGTGCCTTTCAAGGGTCGTGACGTGTTCGACCTGGTCTGGTTCCTGCAGGAGTCACAGCGTCAGAACTGGCGCCTCACACCCAATTGGCCTCGCGTTCTGGCTGTGCTCAAGGCCAGGACACCCGAGGACGTTCTGCAGGATGCCACCAAAAAAGCTGCAGCGTTGAAGCCGGCTGAAGTTGCAGTGGACCTGCAACCTTTCATTGAGGATCAGCAGATGCTTGAGGCATTCATTGCCAATCTGCCAGAAGTGCTGCCGGCGCAACTCGCCGAACTGTCCAAACACACGGTGTAGTCTCTCCGCAAGATGACGCAGTGCTCACCACGACTGGATTCCCGCCTTCGCGGGAATGACAAGATGGAACGGGGTATGGCGGTGTGGTGGCCGGAAATGATACACCAGAGTTGCAGGCCGTCACGTGAACCCCAACAGAACGTGTCCTATGACCGAGCCGTCTCCATGGCTTCCTTCAGTCTGGCCAGGAACCTGTCGAGAATCCCAGGGTCGCTCAGGAATTCAGATCCCAAGCGTGGCCAACGATCAATCATGTAGCTGGGCAGGTTCGCACCCGTGATACTGTTGATGTCGTTCAGCAATGTCTGCCGTCGCTCCGCGTCTACAAAAGCAGGCGATGACTTCAGGAACTCGAAGTACACATAGAGGGCACCGTTTGCAGCAACCTGCAGGAAGCGTGTCTCGTGTTCTCCTGTGACGGCTCTCACTGTCAGTGTCGCAATCTGGCCCCTGCCACAGGACACCCCAAACGCGTTCTCATGAGCCCAGTCAAGAACTCTCTGGACGATCGATGCCCAACCGATACCGGCCCGCCGTTCAGCTTCATCGACAACCTCAGGAACCGTCCACGTGCGCGCGGATTGAGCGGGCGCGGCGGCGGCGCTCTTCACCTCTGCACCGAACACGTGAGGCATGAGAATCTCGTATGAGTCGTGGTGGTAATACTCCAGTTCGACTGCGTATAGCTGGAAATGACTGTTAGCGTTCAGATAGGATACGAGATCGCGGAGCCCGTCATGAACCTGGTCCATGAGAACCATGAACAGGAATGTTCCTTCCTCGAGGCAGCTGGCCGTCGCCTGCAGGAGTGCGGACGTACCCTCTTCGTCGGTGCCGAACGCCGATGAAATCTGTTCCTCCAGGCTCACATGGTACTTCTTCTGAACTTGCTCCGACAACGCGACCCTGAAATCACTGAATTCTGATGAGTGCCGCCAAAGTGCGGCCCCGTAGTCGAGAACTTGCGCTACCACGTCGCGCTTGTCCGGGTTGCGGTAGAGTTTCGTCTCTATGACATAGAGTTTGCCCCGTTCATCGACGGCAAGGATATCGATCGGCCCCGCCTGTGTGGCAAATTCCCTGGCCAGAACCAGGATCTTGGTACCCTCCCGAATCTGATCGACAGGCAATGCCTCAGGATTGTTGCTCAGATACGCCTGCAGATCATCTTCCTTACTGAATGTGCTGCGTTCCACCTTCATTGCGTCATGTCCGTTCCTTGAGACGATAATTGCCATATGCCCTCCCTGGGCTGGGATTTGATCCGTCACTTGCTGTCAAACCACTGTCACATAACATCTTCTGAATATGACTCGATGCGGAAAGTCACGGTAAGCCGCTAGCGCGACTTGCCAACCGTCCAATGCTCTCGAAGCGCGGCCAGACACGCATCTACGTCATTCATGCTCCCCTCTGTCCTGGCAGTAGGGTCATCGGGAGCAATCCACTTTTCTGGAGTAGGGTGTGCAGCCAGGTACGCTTGTGCCTTCGCTTT harbors:
- a CDS encoding restriction endonuclease gives rise to the protein MEQNDADVKGDSHDDSALLLLGIDYNSEPRPPSLSFPRRRESSLVPVGSVYSSSTSSVSAYLHSFSKKDARRIRFRRDSLTNPPIGYSSGVGHCGGGEMLSAYLGITDNNWFDYLRRNQITDEVNFWIPSAPPRKLIEPGTLWLLKLHSPLDFIAGAGVFMHYSVFPLQMAWDAFCDHNGAPTLDAFRNAIMRHKQPGADSWNTDVGCAVLDQVVYLPRELWVPCHTGSLVSGKHMASADDQTIVRQVLRNLELTPSTPQVHALPFYSSDYTPQYALREVRQGQGTFRVEVTDAYHRQCAVSREHSLPVLEAAHIIEWSDTHTNDVTNGILLRADIHKLFDAGYVTIDPDGYRFVVSKRLKEDYDNGKEYYQLHGSRILLPDDEEAWPSKAALDAHNSGGFRVYGNGG